A genomic stretch from Solanum stenotomum isolate F172 chromosome 8, ASM1918654v1, whole genome shotgun sequence includes:
- the LOC125874266 gene encoding E3 ubiquitin-protein ligase SIS3-like, translating into MKGADFKWYDGFFLSMLATSIIIVAINWKRYHLCIYPLHIWIVVDYTTVFLFRLLMFVDNGLAAGMGLDLGWQQRYTRFRGRIVVLSILALFLYPFLWAWTIIGTLWFTSARNCLPEEGQKWGFLIWLLFSYCGLIGIACISIGKWLTRRQAHSLRAQQGIPTSEFGVLVDMIRVPDWTFAAEGQEMRAMGPDATSYHPGLYLTQAQTEAVEALIQELPKFRLKAVPTDCSECPICLEEFRMGNEVRGLPCAHNFHVECIDEWLRLNVKCPRCRSSVFPNLDLSALSNIRTDSEGSTANVVTAAQYVRSQPSSQSYLLRMQGLLRPVRTQDAGLGSEVDPADISNQASTPHSHGNVEPVQVVVEQSPREQ; encoded by the exons ATGAAAGGGGCAGATTTTAAATG GTACGATGGATTCTTCCTGTCAATGTTAGCAACCAGTAT AATCATTGTGGCGATAAATTGGAAGCGGTACCATCTTTGTATATATCCGTTGCACATTTGGATAGTG GTTGACTACACAACAGTGTTTCTTTTTCGGCTCTTGATGTTTGTTGATAATGGACTTGCTGCTGGAATGGGATT GGATTTGGGTTGGCAGCAGAGATACACTCGCTTTCGTGGAAGAATAGttgttctttcaattcttgCCCTGTTTCTGTATCCTTTTCTTTGGGCTTGGACCATTATCGGGACTTTATGGTTCACTAGTGCGAGAAACTGT TTGCCAGAAGAAGGTCAAAAGTGGGGCTTCCTTATTTGGTTGCTGTTCAGCTACTGTGGACTCATTGGCATAGCTTGCATATCAATTGGGAAG TGGTTAACTAGAAGGCAAGCCCATTCTTTACGTGCTCAACAAGGAATTCCTACTTCCGAATTCGGG GTGCTGGTTGACATGATCAGAGTGCCAGATTGGACTTTTGCAGCAGAAGGACAGGAGATGAGAGCAATGGGCCCTGATGCTACTTCTTATCATCCAGGACTTTACTTAACCCAAGCTCAG ACAGAAGCAGTGGAAGCACTCATTCAGGAACTACCAAAGTTCCGGCTGAAGGCTGTTCCTACTGACTGTAGCGAGTGCCCTATCTGTTTGGAAGAGTTTCGCATGGGAAATGAG GTTCGTGGTCTGCCTTGTGCTCACAACTTTCACGTGGAATGCATTGATGAATGGCTTCGCCTAAACGTGAAATGCCCTAGATGCCGCTCTTCTGTCTTTCCAAATCTTGATCTCAGTGCTTTATCCAATATCCGAACCGATTCAGAGGGGTCAACAGCCAATGTTGTGACAGCCGCACAGTATGTGAGATCCCAACCCTCCAGCCAGAGCTATCTGCTAAGAATGCAAGGTTTGCTCCGCCCTGTACGCACACAGGATGCTGGCCTGGGCAGTGAGGTAGATCCAGCTGATATCAGCAACCAAGCATCCACACCTCACAGTCATGGAAACGTGGAACCTGTACAAGTTGTAGTGGAACAGTCTCCGAGGGAACAATAA
- the LOC125873663 gene encoding serine/threonine-protein kinase STY13-like — MEKGSDGFVRADQIDLKSLDEQLERHLIRARTMDKDKNKKKPQDDSSINYNISTATVANHPTIPNPNLSLFSSSVPRQRYEWEIDPSKLIIKTVLARGTFGTVHRGIYDGQDVAVKLLDWGEEGHRTEAEIASLRAAFTQEVSVWHKLDHPNVTKFIGATMGASGLNIQTENGHIGMPSNICCVVVEYLPGGALKSYLIKNRRKKLAFKVVVQIALDLARGLSYLHTQKIVHRDVKTENMLLDKTRTVKIADFGVARVEASNPNDMTGETGTLGYMAPEVLNGNPYNRKCDVYSFGICLWEIYCCDMPYPDLSFSEVTSAVVRQNLRPEIPRCCPSSLANVMKRCWDANPDKRPEMDEVVSMIEAIDTSKGGGMIPVDQQQGCFCFRKHRGP; from the exons atggagaaggGCAGTGATGGGTTTGTGAGAGCAGATCAGATTGATTTGAAGAGCTTGGATGAACAACTGGAAAGGCATCTTATCAGAGCAAGAACTATGGACAAGGACAAGAATAAGAAGAAACCACAGGATGATTCTTCCATTAACTACAACATTTCTACTGCTACAGTGGCCAACCACCCCACCATCCCCAACCCCAACCTCTCCCTGTTTAGCTCATCTGTTCCTAGGCAAAGATATGAGTGGGAAATTGACCCTTCAAAGCTCATCATCAAAACTGTTCTTGCTCGTGGCACCTTTGGTACTGTCCACCGTGGCATTTATGATGGTCAAGATGTTGCCG TTAAACTGCTGGACTGGGGGGAAGAGGGACACAGAACAGAAGCTGAAATAGCATCACTAAGGGCAGCTTTTACTCAAGAAGTTTCAGTGTGGCATAAACTTGACCATCCTAATGTAACCAAG TTCATTGGGGCGACCATGGGGGCTTCTGGTTTAAATATACAAACAGAAAATGGTCATATTGGCATGCCTAGTAATATATGTTGTGTTGTTGTGGAATATCTTCCGGGTGGTGCCTTAAAATCTTACCTTATCAAGAACAGAAGAAAGAAGCTAGCATTCAAAGTTGTAGTGCAGATTGCACTTGATTTGGCCAGAGG GTTAAGTTACCTTCACACTCAGAAGATTGTGCATAGAGATGTTAAGACAGAGAATATGTTGTTGGACAAGACACGTACTGTAAAGATTGCAGACTTTGGGGTTGCACGAGTTGAGGCCTCTAATCCTAATGACATGACGGGGGAGACAGGAACCCTTGGCTATATGGCTCCTGAG GTTCTCAATGGCAACCCGTACAACAGAAAATGCGATGTGTACAGTTTTGGCATATGTTTGTGGGAGATATACTGCTGTGACATGCCCTATCCTGATCTCAGTTTCTCAGAAGTGACTTCAGCCGTGGTTCGCCAG AATTTGAGGCCAGAAATACCAAGATGTTGCCCAAGTTCCCTTGCAAATGTGATGAAACGATGCTGGGACGCTAATCCTGATAAGCGGCCTGAGATGGACGAGGTAGTATCCATGATAGAGGCTATTGACACATCCAAAGGCGGGGGAATGATCCCCGTTGATCAACAACAGGGCTGTTTCTGTTTCCGGAAGCATCGTGGACCTTGA